A genome region from Flavobacteriales bacterium includes the following:
- a CDS encoding radical SAM protein, producing MNSAKLDRIVQDHKLPKFRKGQMSKAFFSEAVQSFDEITTFSKDLRNQLTEKENVLTFTLHKLYVSTAKNAFKALLKLEDGKVIESVLLNPKPGLWTTCISSQVGCALGCDFCATGTMGWIRNLTSEEITDQVLFWRFYMKEELKESTLNNVVYMGMGEPLHNKKEVFSSLDELMNPDTFNMGARHLSVSTVGLVPAMKELTDRFPQVNLAVSLHAPNDETRLSMMPINKPYP from the coding sequence ATGAATTCAGCAAAATTAGATAGGATAGTACAAGACCATAAACTGCCAAAGTTTAGAAAGGGGCAAATGAGCAAAGCCTTTTTTAGTGAGGCTGTTCAGTCTTTTGATGAGATAACCACGTTCTCTAAAGATCTACGAAATCAGCTGACAGAGAAGGAGAATGTATTGACATTTACACTTCATAAATTGTATGTCTCAACGGCAAAGAATGCATTTAAGGCTTTGTTAAAGTTGGAGGATGGCAAAGTAATAGAATCCGTTTTATTGAATCCTAAGCCAGGCTTATGGACTACTTGTATTAGTAGTCAAGTTGGATGCGCCCTTGGTTGTGATTTCTGTGCTACTGGAACCATGGGTTGGATTAGAAACCTTACTTCAGAAGAGATTACGGATCAGGTTCTTTTCTGGCGTTTTTACATGAAAGAGGAGCTAAAGGAATCTACGCTTAACAATGTTGTGTACATGGGAATGGGGGAGCCCCTTCATAATAAAAAAGAGGTATTTAGTAGTTTGGATGAATTGATGAATCCAGATACATTCAATATGGGAGCGCGTCATCTGTCGGTTTCTACTGTTGGCTTGGTTCCTGCAATGAAGGAACTAACAGATCGGTTTCCTCAAGTTAACTTGGCTGTTTCGTTACATGCACCAAACGACGAAACGCGATTAAGCATGATGCCGATTAACAAGCCTTACCCAAT